CCGGCATCCTGCTGAACAAGAAGCCCGCCAATCTCTACGTCGACAAGGACGAACAGCAGTATTGGCAGCGAGTCCGGCAGAGTCCCAAGCGCACCGCCAGGGAGATCCGCGCCCGCTTCCGCGACGTGGATCGTCGGCTGGCCGATGTCGAGACCTACTACGTCTCGAGCAATCCGCGACTGAATGCCGAAATCGAGCGCCTGCGCTGAGCCTGGAAGGGGAGGGACTGAATTATGGATGCCGGATTTCTAGCACTTCTCATTCCGATTATCGGTGTGTCCATTCCGATCGTCGCGATCTGGTCGAAACATCGCCAGAAGATGATGGAGATGCAAATCGGGGCCACGGCTGAAGCCAGCGCTGAAAAGGCTGCGCAATACGCGAGCCAGATCCAGCGGCTCGAAGACCGGGTCCAGGTGCTCGAACGGATTGTGACCGATCGCGGCTATGACGTCGCAACCCAGATCGAGGCGCTGCGCGACACGCGCCAGGTTGAAGAGGCTGGCAGCGGCGTGCCGCTCGAGATCGCCAAGAAGGAGACCGCGTGATGGATTGGGGGAGCCCTGTTTTTGTCCTGGCGATCATCGCACTGAGCTACTCGTGCTGGCTGGTGAATAACTGGATCCGCGCGAAGAATGGCTACGCTCTCGAGAACGAGTGGGGTGGCACGACTGAAAAATCCAACACTGTAGAAGCGCAACAGCTCCGCGCTGAAAATCGCGAACTGCTCAAGAAGCTGGACACCATGCAAGACCGCATGATCGTGCTCGAAAAGATTGTCACTGACCGCGGCTACAGCCTTTCCGAAGAAATCGAAGCACTGCGCGACAAGCGCGGCGACGAGACCGGCAGCGTGATGTCGCTCGATTTCTCGAACAAGGAAACTGCATAATGGATTTCGGAATTATCACCCCCGCCGTGATGGGCATCGGCGTCGTCAGCATGTCGATCGCTTGGGTGGTCAACACCTGGATTCGCGTACGCAACGGCTATCCGCTGGAAAGCAGCTGGGGCAAGCCGATTTATCCGCAAAAGAACGATGAGTCGATCGAGCGGGTCAAGCTACTCAGCCAGGAGAATGCTCAACTGCGCGCCGAGCTCGGCTCGTTGAAAGATCGGCTCGCCAATGTCGAGCGCATCGTGACCGATAGCGGCTATCAGCTGACGCACGAGATCGACCGGCTGCGCGAAGAGAAGGAGGTCAACTGATGGACTTTGAACTTCTCATCATCTTCGGCTTCATCCTGATCGCGGCCTCGATGCTGCTCTCCTTTGCCAAGAAGGCACATCTGAGAACGATCATGCACGAAGAGCGCAAGCTGGAGCTGCTCGCCCGCGCCGAAGAGGCCAAGGGCGGAAAAGGCGGTGAAACCTACCGCAAACTCGAAGAGCGTGTTCGCGTGCTCGAGCGGATCGCCACCGACAGCAACCATGCGCTGGCAACGCAGATCGAACAGCTGCGCGACCTGCACGAGCTGGATGGCATTGAATCCCAGAAGGAAGTTGCACGATGAGCAGTTGGGCAATCGTCGCGGTCGTCGCAATAGCTGTCTGGGGTATCGTCCAGGCGATCAAAGCGCGGCACGGGATCACCACCGACAAGGACGGCAACCAACACCGCGTAGTCGAAGAAGACCAGGAAACGCGCAAGGAGATCGAAGCCCTGCGTGAGAGGATCCAGGTGCTCGAACGGATCGCCACCGACGGCAATTCGCTCGACGCCACCGAAACCAAACGCATCGCAACCGAGATCGAAGCCCTGCGCGACAAGCAGGACAGTTAGGTTCAATTCGAGGCCCAGTGCCGAGGTTCAAGGAGGACATGAGGAAATGTTCGAACCAGCATTCATCATCGCGGCAGCATCGCTGATCGGCCTGTGTGTGGTCGCCTTCGCGATGCTCAAGGGATGGCAAGATTGGCTCGCGCTGAAGCAGCGCGAACTCGACAGCCATGCGCACGAGGTCGAAGGCGGCGTCGGCGTAGGTGCTGCGCGGATTGAAATCGCCGACCTCAAGGAGCGGATCAAGAAGCTCGAGGCGATCGCCAGCGGGGTAGACCTTTGACTGTCGTCCGAACCGACGCCGCGCGAGCGGGCATCGGCCTCGGCAGCGCGATTGCAGTCGCGATCTCGTGGAGCCTCCACAAGTCGATCATCTGGGCCATTGTCCACGGGGTCTTCAGCTGGTTCTATGTGATCTATTATGCGTTTACCCGCGAAGGCGGATTGTCGGGCTGAAGTGTTGGACGCGGCGGCATTCCCTCGCTAGTGGCGCGGCCATGCGCACCCTCGACGACATCCTTGCAGAGTATGAATTCCTCGAAGGCGACGAACGCTATCGCCTGCTGATAGAGCTTGGCCGGGAACTCGATGACATGCCGGCTGCGCTCAAGACCGATGCCACGCTTGTGCGCGGCTGTTCGGCACAGGTCTGGGTCTATCCAACCGGCGATGCGGCAAAGCTGCACTTCCTCGCCGACAGCAACGCAGCAATCACCAAGGGTATTGTCGCGCTGGTGATATCTGCAGTTCAGGATCGACCGGCTAATGAAGTCGCCAACATGGATATCTCCCAGGTTCTCGCCCCATTCGACCTCAGGAATCAGCTTTCCTCCAATCGCACGCAGGGCGTCCCCAACATGATTGCGCTGGTCAAGGAACACGCCGCCAGGATCGCTGCCGGCTAGGATGCATTCGATGGTGATGCGGCCACTCTACAGCGCCCTGGGCTTGATCGCCGTCGGTCTCGGCATCGTCGGCGCATTCCTGCCGATCATGCCGACAGTGCCGTTCCTGCTGCTGGCGGTCTATTTCTTTGCTCGCAGCAATCCGGAGTGGGAAAAGAAGATTCTCGACCATCCGACCTGGGGCCCGCAGGTCAAGGACTGGCGCGAGCGCCGCGCCATCAGCCGCCGGGCGAAGACCATGGCGATCGGCGCCATGGCGACTGGCGCGGTGTTCACCTGGTATACGCTCGGCTCGCCCTGGTACTGGATTTCGATAGCCATTCTCGTAATCGCCGGTAGCTGGATCGCGACGCGGAACGAGTAGCGGGTTCGGGTTTGAGGCGACCGTCCCTCAACCCACAGTGAAGAACGCCGTTATCGTCAGTCGGCCATCTGCCGGATCAGTCGACAGTCTTGCACCCGGCGGGATGACCCCGCTGTGGAGCGCGTTTCCTGGATAGATAATGGCGCGATTGAACCGCGCGTCTATCGCCAGCACCTGCTCGAACAACGGCGAGTCACCGAAAATATAGTCGGCAGGAGGAGTTCCATGCTCTTCGAACTCCGCCTCCAAGCAATCGAAGAAGCGGTCTCGCTGCCCTTCATTGAGGGTCTGAAGTCCCGTCGAGCGATGCCGGAAGAATGCGGTGCCGTTGCTGAAATCCGGCGAGAGGTAATGGATCAGGGCGAACTGCCGATTGCTGAAAGCATCGCAGTGCGGAATACGTTGCAGGATCGAAAGCTCCGCCGGCGTGGACGTCACCATCGAAAAGCTGGCGTCGATCAATTCTACCGCGCCGGCCAATCCGTAGACCCGCTTCAGGATGCGCGAGATGATCGGCTGCTGCGTGACCCAATACTGTCGCGGCAGCTCAGCGCGCAAACCGGGGTAGTGTTCGCGGGCCGGGCGGAAAGGAGACATGATCGCCTGCTTGCGCAGAGCCGACGGATCTTCTGCGAAGTCTTCGATGATGGCGACGGGAGGATTTCCTGGGACGATGGGCTGGACCCGAATTTCCAGGTCCGCGCTCACTCGATCAATCCCCGGCGCCTGGCCTGACGACAGCTATTCCTGCCAATCGCTGCGCCTTGAGTTCGGCCTTGAGCTTCGTCGGGTCGCGCGCAAAGACGAAGCCAAAGCTCACCCCGCCTTCCTTGCCGATCGTCGCATGGTGGAGTTTGTGCGCCTGCACCAATCGCTTGGCGTAACCGCGCTTCGGCACCCAGCGGAAATAGCGCTGATGAACCAGTCCATCGTGAACCAGCGTATAGATGATGCCGTAGAAGAGAATGCCAAGGCCAATCCATGTACCCGGCCACCAGGCACCGTCTCCCATGACGAGGGGTGATCCGATCGCAAACATCGAGATGCTCATGGCCGCGCCGACGAGAGCGTAGAGATCGTTCTTCTCGAGGACATTGTCATGCGGCTCGTGATGGTCGCGATGCCAAGCCCATCCAAAGCCGTGCATGATGTATTTATGGCTCGCCCACGCGACCCACTCCATCGCAAGGATGGTGGCGAAAACGATCAGTATCGGAAGGAGCCAGTCGGGCATGCCCGGCAGTATAGTCGATCAGACGTCCGGGAAAAAGAAGCTGCGCAGATGTTCGCCGATCCGCGCAGGGCGGAGCGTTTCTGCGTCGATGCAGCACCAGCTCGATTTCACTTCCGCAAGCACCTCTTCGCCGCGTGAGATCACGGTGTGATAGAACGCCCGTGCACCCTGGAAATGTTCGAGCACGGTCTGCGCCATGACATCGTCCTCGAGAAAGGCGGGTTTGCGGTAGGTAATCTCATGCTTGAGCGCGACCCAGGCCTTGCTGGCCACCTCATCGGCCGGGGCGAGCTTGCGCCAATGCGCCAGCACCGCATCCTGCACCCAGTTGAGGTAGCGCGCGTTGTTCACGTGCCCCATGAAATCGATATCCTCGGGCAGGACCTTGATCGAAAAGGCAAAGGGCGTTGCTGACATATCTGTCAGTTAAACACGCAATCATTGCGAATCAATGACCACAGGGCTCTGTGCAAAGAATAAATCTGCGACCATCCGCGCCTTTGCCAACCAAAATTGTTGGGCGAGATATCAAACAAGCGAAGTGCGCGACTTCCGAGAGAATGCACGCCGTCATGAACGCGCCCAACAGGTTCCCGCCTGAAGCTATAGCCGGACCAAGTTTTCCCATCTTGCCCATTCCGGGGCGCAGAGCCTAGGCCCGATCCATGGCCAGTCGCCCCCGCACACTCTATGAAAAAATCTGGGACGCGCATGTCGTGGAGACCCGCGACGACGGAACCAGCCTGATCTATATTGATCGCCACCTTGTCCACGAGGTCACAAGCCCGCAAGCCTTCGAGGCGCTGCGGCTGTCGGGTCGAAAGGTTCGGCGCCCCGAACTGACACTGGCGGTCCCCGATCACAATCTTCCCACTACGCCCCGGCGCGACGCAGCCGGCAACCGCATCCCTATCGCCGATCCGCAAAGCGCGGCCCAGCTTGCCGCGCTCGAGGCCAATGCTCCTGCTTTCGGCATTCGCTATATCGATGCTACCGCGGCGGCGCAGGGAATTGTCCATGTCGTCGGACCCGAGCAGGGTTTTTCGCTGCCCGGCACCACAATCGTCTGCGGAGATTCGCACACCGCCAGCCATGGCGGGCTCGGTGCGTTGGCGTTCGGCATCGGCACCAGTGAAGTAGAGCATGTGCTGGCGACACAAACGCTGCAGCTCAAGCGCTCGAAATCGATGGAAGTGCGGATCGAGGGCGAGCTCGGTCCGGGCATTACCGCCAAGGACCTGATCCTTCACATTATCGGCGTCATCGGCACCGCCGGCGGAACCGGCCACGTCATCGAGTATCGCGGTCCGGTGTTCGAGGCGATGAGCGTCGAGCAACGACTCACCGTTTGCAACATGAGCATCGAGGGTGGTGCGCGTGCCGGGCTGATTGCGCCCGACGAGACCGTGTTCACCTATCTAAAGGGGCGTCCGCTAGCGCCAAAGGGCGAGGAGTGGGACGCTGCCGTCGCTTACTGGCGTACACTCCAGACCGATCCCGGCGCGACCTTCGACAAGTCCGTGACAATCGACGCGTCTACCGTCGAGCCGACAGTCACCTGGGGCACCAGCCCGGAAGATGTCGTAGCGATTGGCGGAACTGTGCCCTCACCCGAAAGCTTTGCCGACGCGTCGAAGCGGCAGGCGGCGCAGAAAAGCCTTGAGTATATGGGGCTTACGCCTGGTACGCGGATGCAGGACGTCGCGATCGAAAACGTCTTTATCGGCAGTTGTACCAACAGCCGGATCGAGGATCTGCGCGCAGCAGCGGAAGTGTTGCGCGGCCGGACGAAGGCACCGGGCGTGCGCTGGGCGATCGTTGTTCCAGGCTCCGGCCTGGTGAAGGCCCAAGCCGAAGAGGAAGGTCTCGACAAGATTTTCACCGCTGCCGGATTCGAGTGGCGCGAGCCAGGCTGCTCTGCCTGCCTCGGCATGAACCCCGACAAGGTCCCACCGGGCGAGCGGTGCGCCTCGACCTCCAACCGAAATTTTGTAGGTCGACAAGGGCCCGGAGCCCGGACCCACCTGGTTTCACCCGCGATGGCTGCGGCCGCCGCAGTCGCCGGTAGGCTGGCAGATGTACGTGAATTCACCCGTTAGTCCTTGCGTTCGCTCATGACCCTCACCAAAAGAATTCCATGACCAAGAACCTCAAAGGCAAGGCCGCCCTAGGCGCTGCCGCCATCGGATCCGCCGCTATCGCCGCCGCTCTGCTTTATGCAGGCAAGCGCAAGAAGAAGAACGAGCCGACGCAGCCGGGCAAGATTCCTTCGGGCGAGAACCCCGAAACCGACTGAACGCCGCCTAATCGAAGGGGGAGAGTCTGATGAGAAAACTGATCGCCGTAGCGGCCGTACTGGCCGGCTCCGTACTCGCGCCACAGGCCTTGGCGCAGGATACCCCCGACCTGGAGATGTGGCGGCTCGATTGCGGCGAACTCACTACGTCAGATCTGGGCGCATTCTCCGACGCCCATCTATATGACGGGAAATCCTTCGAACTCATCGTCAGCTGCTATCTGATCCGCA
This region of Altererythrobacter sp. CAU 1644 genomic DNA includes:
- the leuC gene encoding 3-isopropylmalate dehydratase large subunit; this translates as MASRPRTLYEKIWDAHVVETRDDGTSLIYIDRHLVHEVTSPQAFEALRLSGRKVRRPELTLAVPDHNLPTTPRRDAAGNRIPIADPQSAAQLAALEANAPAFGIRYIDATAAAQGIVHVVGPEQGFSLPGTTIVCGDSHTASHGGLGALAFGIGTSEVEHVLATQTLQLKRSKSMEVRIEGELGPGITAKDLILHIIGVIGTAGGTGHVIEYRGPVFEAMSVEQRLTVCNMSIEGGARAGLIAPDETVFTYLKGRPLAPKGEEWDAAVAYWRTLQTDPGATFDKSVTIDASTVEPTVTWGTSPEDVVAIGGTVPSPESFADASKRQAAQKSLEYMGLTPGTRMQDVAIENVFIGSCTNSRIEDLRAAAEVLRGRTKAPGVRWAIVVPGSGLVKAQAEEEGLDKIFTAAGFEWREPGCSACLGMNPDKVPPGERCASTSNRNFVGRQGPGARTHLVSPAMAAAAAVAGRLADVREFTR
- a CDS encoding YbaN family protein, whose product is MVMRPLYSALGLIAVGLGIVGAFLPIMPTVPFLLLAVYFFARSNPEWEKKILDHPTWGPQVKDWRERRAISRRAKTMAIGAMATGAVFTWYTLGSPWYWISIAILVIAGSWIATRNE
- a CDS encoding isopropylmalate isomerase, whose amino-acid sequence is MTKNLKGKAALGAAAIGSAAIAAALLYAGKRKKKNEPTQPGKIPSGENPETD
- a CDS encoding SufE family protein; translation: MRTLDDILAEYEFLEGDERYRLLIELGRELDDMPAALKTDATLVRGCSAQVWVYPTGDAAKLHFLADSNAAITKGIVALVISAVQDRPANEVANMDISQVLAPFDLRNQLSSNRTQGVPNMIALVKEHAARIAAG
- the pspC gene encoding envelope stress response membrane protein PspC; the protein is MNSPRTTLYRDKFNAKLMGVCSGIADYTGVNTFWVRLGALLLIPMTSGMVIPAYFIAGILLNKKPANLYVDKDEQQYWQRVRQSPKRTAREIRARFRDVDRRLADVETYYVSSNPRLNAEIERLR
- a CDS encoding acyl-CoA thioesterase gives rise to the protein MSATPFAFSIKVLPEDIDFMGHVNNARYLNWVQDAVLAHWRKLAPADEVASKAWVALKHEITYRKPAFLEDDVMAQTVLEHFQGARAFYHTVISRGEEVLAEVKSSWCCIDAETLRPARIGEHLRSFFFPDV
- a CDS encoding sterol desaturase family protein — translated: MPDWLLPILIVFATILAMEWVAWASHKYIMHGFGWAWHRDHHEPHDNVLEKNDLYALVGAAMSISMFAIGSPLVMGDGAWWPGTWIGLGILFYGIIYTLVHDGLVHQRYFRWVPKRGYAKRLVQAHKLHHATIGKEGGVSFGFVFARDPTKLKAELKAQRLAGIAVVRPGAGD
- a CDS encoding DUF6445 family protein yields the protein MSADLEIRVQPIVPGNPPVAIIEDFAEDPSALRKQAIMSPFRPAREHYPGLRAELPRQYWVTQQPIISRILKRVYGLAGAVELIDASFSMVTSTPAELSILQRIPHCDAFSNRQFALIHYLSPDFSNGTAFFRHRSTGLQTLNEGQRDRFFDCLEAEFEEHGTPPADYIFGDSPLFEQVLAIDARFNRAIIYPGNALHSGVIPPGARLSTDPADGRLTITAFFTVG